The DNA segment TAAAGCAAAATAAATGTGATGCCATGCAAGGATTTCTCTTTAGTCGTCCATTACCAGCAGTAGAATTTGAAAATTTTCTGTGGAATAATAAACATTTGTCTGTATAAAAAATAGCCAAATGACCACTACCGTTAACCAAACGTTAACTCGATAATTACTAAAATATAGTGATAGTTGCTTTTTGGTAATTTTTTTATAAACAAAGATCAGTAATCATCCATACAATCTTATGCAATTATTAAAAACTTATTTTGTTGACCAATATGAATAAAATTCTGGTTATTGAAGATGATATCCATGTACGCCAAAATATCTTAGATTTGTTAGAAGGTGAGGGATTTAATATACTTGAAGCGCACAATGGACTCCTTGGTGTGCAATTAGCTCAAGAAGAAATTCCTGACTTAATTATTTGCGATGTCATGATGCCAGAACTAGATGGATATGAAGTCTTAAAGGCATTACGCCAATGCCCAGAAACGGCAATAATTCCTTTAATTTTTCTAACTGCTAAGTCTGATAAGAATGACTTCCGTCAAGGTATGGAGATGGGAGCAGATGACTATATCATCAAACCTTTCACAAGAGCAGAGCTATTAGCAGCTATTGCCTGTCGATTAGAGAAACATATCACAATTAAACAAGAGAATCAAAGAAAACTAGATAATCTACGCAACAGTATTGCTTTATCTTTGCCTCACGAAATGCGAACACCTTTAAATGGGATATTAGGCTTTTCTCAAATTCTGATGGAAGAGAGTGATAGTCTTGATTCGCAAGCGATTCAGGAGATGGCAGAATCCATCTATTTATCTGGTGAACGTCTATTTGGCTTGATTCAAAACTTTTTAATGTACGCAGAATTAGAAGTTATGGGAACTGACCCACAGCAAATTAAATTGCTGCAAAGTCAAACTACCATATTTCCTAACCCAACACTAATAGAACTTATTACTGAAAAAGCTAAAAAAGCAGCCAGAAAAGCCGATTTAAGCTTAGAATTACATCCCTGTAGTGTAAGAATTTCTACAAC comes from the Nostoc sp. PCC 7120 = FACHB-418 genome and includes:
- a CDS encoding hybrid sensor histidine kinase/response regulator, with the protein product MNKILVIEDDIHVRQNILDLLEGEGFNILEAHNGLLGVQLAQEEIPDLIICDVMMPELDGYEVLKALRQCPETAIIPLIFLTAKSDKNDFRQGMEMGADDYIIKPFTRAELLAAIACRLEKHITIKQENQRKLDNLRNSIALSLPHEMRTPLNGILGFSQILMEESDSLDSQAIQEMAESIYLSGERLFGLIQNFLMYAELEVMGTDPQQIKLLQSQTTIFPNPTLIELITEKAKKAARKADLSLELHPCSVRISTTKIAKIIEELLDNAFKFSSPGSLVKIKNQVINNCLILSFIDHGRGITAAQIAELGAYQQFERKLYEQQGSGLGLTIAKRIAELHGGKLKIHSKPQEKTIVQVVLPCSQRQEDYCDSTYYQKSSTIGIRMDY